ctcgcgagcgctttatgagacgtgtctatggaccacgagccgacccctatcgaacggggcacggacgtccgcttgaacaatccgctaatagctcactgaagcagccatagctcgcggcccgggcatgggcagcatggtgcgcttctcccctcctccctgtggaagggcgacgagggtcgtagtcaaagtcgagggttcccctaaACGCCTTCatcgggcctgggctcgggggctcctcgcacaccacggttcaaaccgcaccctcgaataagccGACAACCGTCAATTGTGAAGCTCCATGTGTCTAACCAAACCCTCCGCTATTGACGTGCGCTCTCCTGATGGTTATGCGGAACGCCGGACTGCTGTACCAGCACTAAAaaatgccgatgccggctgaaaaagtgccgatgccggctgaacaAGGTGCTGGGCAGCCGCCCCAGCGAAGCTACCCAgcgggacaacgtttatagcccttggacgagcacaaactctcctccaaggcctcgggggctacacccgcgggtgcgctggcgCGCCCCCacgaaggtgacttcacacgTATTCGAGGGTTGTAACTttatgtacacccctataccctcggtaatcctccccgtagaggaggatggggactttattgctcaaatacaaataaagattacaaacggttaccggcgcgaagccatcaaaagatacaaacacattgccacttacgtggcaattttccctgtcttggggaggagctagCGGCGATGAAAAgcaccgagcccctagctgacgcaacagcgaggctgctagggatgcgaggagcagcccccagaccacacgaGTCCCGCGGGATgctttcctcgcaagccttcttctagcgtcttctccaccgaagaccacgcggggggtcgagctggcggacagcgccctccgcaccatctccccgagagcaaccttgtcgccggagGGGATGATACGAAAAATGGCTgccggacctggcgccagcgccacggtcAGGCGCCTccacccccttcaggctaggggacatcgcaggagcaggaccccgcgggcccaatgctcttctgctgatcccacttaaCCTGAGGaatggagcgcacgcccactccggtcttcccctaccgctcgcaagcattcttctagcgccaaaagcctaaaaaagccaggccaccccatctgggggctgGCCACAAAAAAGCAAAGAAAACATTCCAAGAGCtgggcaatgctggaagaaagagcttggagtttggagaggaaagggaaactCACGACCTCTATTTATAGCTGTGCCAGGCGCCGAGCTTCAAGCTTGTcggagagcggaggcttgtatcgctCATGATGAcgcggcactccacgagcaaaaGATAGTCTCGGTTACCACGCCGAGAcgcgaccgaacgaaataaagcaaagcggagcccctggacgctaagcagcgcagcatcggctcaggccggccgccctcgaacggcgcgccacaaagcaccagctgccgagcagcaggcgccatcgtcgccctggcccccctcagcgcgcagacacgtcttgtcctttaaacaaacaaacaaagaggcgtgcgcctcgaagtactccccccacGGGCCTACTAtcccgaccggcgtgttgtcacacccgccgggcccgcgctcaggcgcgcccAACAGGTGCACGACTTTGACTAAACACGTCAAGGGAGAAATCGccgaattaccctttggccgaatcccatgactcaaccaaagcctcgggggctactgtcgggtgccacaattagggacaccctaattggggtactaagaccgctttttaaaacacaaacacctgataAGACGGCTAAGcacacgaaggcccacggcctgcttctcattcagaggaaagggaaggactcgaagaagcccagcatgcggcccattcgcatccccctcgaacccgcagaacgatctccgcctcgctcgagggtaccTCTCAGGGCCactgggcaatctccgcctcgctcgagggtagcggtctgccctcgagcaggtgaccgatctccgcctcgctcgaaggtagcggatctaccctcgagcaggtgaccgatctccgcctcgctcgagggtagcggatctaccctcgagcaggtgactcatctccgcctcgctcgaggccacccctcggcacaagggacaaacagccccgccgcccaaaCCGCTctccgtacgaaggcattaaaagccagccactccaccacggctcaaaggacgggcggcgtcaggccgccactcccacagtagatgtgaccggggtcccatccgctgactctggtcaccactccgccatcccggacgctgtagcagcgccttgggacctgcgacgcgggacaagacaggctcggtactgctcccgccgaccttccggacccgcctcccactgaggaaggggtccggcgacgtcacgtgtcccccggaccttctagtgtgcacacccgcactccgaccagggggtccggggccgactcgcgccattactaccgctggggcactgcaggacgaccggcgccatCCCCGCGGGACCAAGGATGAAATCCAGGACAATAGCGacgtgcgccgccttcccatagtgtacttcctacagtgtccaACCACCGTACCCCCGCGAtttaggggaaaacgacgacttccatgcccccactcatgtacgccgcccttccttatgactataaaaggaggaggtgggctggtCGAATGGGGGATCTCAGCTTTTTGGGCTGGCTGGTCTCTCTGGTCTCGCTGCTCTCCTTCACTCTCTGGCTCCTTTCTTCCAAGTGGACGTTCAGGGGTCACTGAGCACTCACCCCAACCGACTCCCCTTCTAGTAGAGACTTGGGAGtttttctccctctctcgcctcgcttgtaacccctactttaagcactccgggtgcaagataatacagtgccctcgcacaccccctttgctggacgtacggccccgcggccgggaccaggataaaccgtgcgttactgtgttgcctcttgcatcatcatctgggacaagaaaacacgcagcatttactagttgggatccggacccccgggtcaggacaccgacaccggtcatattgagtcatctccaataaatttcagtcagttttgataaaattttatagtgtgaacgcgagctTTTATTTCCAGAGTCCGACTCTTGACTTGTGGTCTATATGtaggtctagccacactgctttgtaTAGAGTAGCTGCCGGTCATATTGAGTcatctcaaaaaaaatttaagtcaatttcgataaaattttatagtgtgaacacgaGGTTTTATTTATAGAATTCGGCTCTTGCTGTGGGATCCATTTCAACTCATTCCATTTGGAGGCATATTGCCTATCTATTAGATTATTTATACCCGTTGAGCAATTATTCACtcatttgagtatggattaatTAGAGATGGATATTTTACGGGCATGGGCGTGAATAACCCGTTGCTTCCCCAACGGCAACGGCAGAACTAGCCCAGGTCTACTTAGCAAGTCTTCACCGGCACATTTcgttcgcgaaaaagtttgggttttcgTACTGTaccatatttcgttgttatttgacaaatattattcaattataaactaattaggcttaaaaatttTATCTCGTGCTAATTATTTATACTATGTCATTagatattttttcaactacatttaatgctccatgtatgtgtaaaaaattcgatgtgatggatactgtagtaaattttttgagaactaaacggggcctactGTGCTGTGTTTCTTTGTGACATGTCAAATCTGCCGTCACCAGGGCATTCAACTTACGAAAGGACAACTAGTGAACTTTAAACCAACTGGTTCTTTTTTTAAGGGCGAAACCAACAGGATCATTCATGAGCTTCGTATATATCGACCTTCAGTTAAATAATCGCAACCTCTTAAATCACATGAGGTCAACCTGAATATAAAAATTGCAAGATCTATTGTAAGATCTGTTTTTCCTAATATGTTAGTTTTGCTTCTTTTTTTAAGGAAATAGGATGTTAATATATACCTAACCATTGTGGCTGCAGGTGACAACCACGCAAACCTGTATTACAAGCTGCTGACCCAGCTATGCTTACGCAAGGTTCTGATGTCTCGGCTACATGGGCAGCCAGTTGACTTTTACTTTTTTTAAATATACTTTGTTAAAATAGAAATTTTGTTTTAAAGAGATATTTTTAGCATTCATGTGCAGCCTTATTTTACATGACAAAGCTTGATGTTGCTATACCATCGTTCTTTGTCAGtgacccgcaaaaaaaaaaatcgttcTTTGTCAGTGAACTTAAAATTACAAGTTCAAACTTGTGTTACTACTGAAAAACAGATAGTGGTGAAACAAGTGCACTAAGTTATGGTTTTTGGAAATACAAAAGAAACTCAAATTTTTGTGTCAGATACCATACTAGAGTTTGGAATATATCCATGTACGTGTAGTCATCATCTATTCTCTGAAGTGCACACTTCATATTTTTAGTGCACACGCCATGAGCTCTTTCATTCTCTGAAGTCACACTTCATATTTTTAGTGGAAAGAAAAACAAGCTCGCGTCACATGTATTCAATGGATTGGCTAGGGGAAACCGATAGAGATTCCTTCAAATAATAATGATAGGGGCTAACCAGTTCTCACGCAGCTGGTCAGTTGACATCGATCAGACCAAATGCATGTGCACACACCAGCCAGGGTTCACACCTGCAATCTGGACTGCACGTATAGTATTCCAGGCCAACTCCACGCGAGGCTGAATTCTCAAATCTGCACTCAGAGAAGGGTCAATTTTAGGCCACTCTATCTCTGGATCAGGATTTGAGTCACCATCAGCTACCTACCATCAGCTACAGCTTCCATTTCGCTGGGTCAGCAGCCCACCCCGCCCTCTGTTTGGTCCATCAGGGGAAAGCTGACCCCCCTTGCAGTTGCAAGTGGCAATTTTGTGGCTGGTCATTCTGATCCCACGCTTCTCTGTTAGCTACTAAAACAATGCGACCAAGTCGCGCGGCACATGAGCTCCAGCGAACACGACGCCAGCGTGCATGCTTAATATGTCGTCTACCCTGCCCGATTCCACGACGCTGCTTCCCCCATTCGTAAGCTGAAACAGTGTAGACAACTACCCGATTAATCAGTCAGTAATACTATACTAATCTCACAGGACGGCAAGCTCAGCTCGTAGCTCTATAAATGGGGCACCCTGCCGGCTCATTTCCCCAGAGCTCCACGCCCCGAAATCGGCACAagacaaaaagaagaaagagagatcGGTCtgatcagatcagatcagatcGGGTCAGAGAGCAAGGGCGCAGAAGGATGGCAGCAATGGCGGCGCCCGCTACTGCGGCATCTGAGCTCGTCGCCAGGGGGAGGAAATCGGCTGCCTCTCTGCGGGCCATGCTCGgccagcagcagccggagggtggcggcgcaggcgcaACGCCCCGCGGCCTTCAGGTTCAGGATCTGGTCGAGCAGATCCTCCGCTGCTTCGACCGAGCTCTCGCGGCGCTGCGCGCTGCCACGGACACGGAGGATGCTGCGGCTGCCAGCAGCGCCAGGAAGCGCCGCAAGCCGGAGCAGGGCGCGGTTGATCCCACTCCGGCGACGAGTTCCAACTCCAAGAGGATGAGGAGGTATCCAATAGTTCAGTCCAGCTCATGACTTCATGAGTGATGCAGGTCTGGTTCTAGAACGTTGACATACTGATGATCTCCAGGCTGAGCGGTGGCGAGAGGGCGACACGAGCTGAGAAGAGGCCGACAATGGAGGACGGCTTCGTCTGGAGGAAGTACGGGCAAAAGGACATCCGCGGCAGCAAGTTCTCGAGGTGGACACatgttctgaacttctgattaCAAGATTATCTGAACACCTCATCAGATTAAACCCTTCTGACCGGCAATCGTGCACGCAACTCGCAAGAGGTCATCAATCACTGATCTTCTTCCATCTACACTCGTTTGCATGTGCAGGCTCTACTTCCGCTGCAGCTACAAGGACGACCACGGCTGCATGGCCAGGCGGCAGGTGCAGCGGTCGGAGTCGGACCCCTCCGTCTTCCTCGTCACCTACTTCGGTGAGCACACCTGCTGCCGCGGCGACGACGTCGGGCAGTCGCCGGCGCCGTTCGTCATCAACTTCGGCGGTAGCACGAGGGACGGACAACAACTTACACGCGGTTCGCCCTGGTCGTCTTCCtgtgacggcgacggcggcctggTGGTCAGCGAGACATCAGATTTGTGCCACTCGCCGGAGGAGAAAGCAGAGCTGCGAGCGGGCACGGGCAACGTGGCTGAATCAAGCAGCGAGCAGtcaacgccgccgccaccgccggtgccGGAGCTGACGAGTATGagctcgccggaggaggagtgGGATCCTTTGGACGGTTGCTTGGTGTGGGACGACATGGGCCTCGGCGAGAGCTTGTTTGACGACATTGTTGACGAATTCGCCCCTCTCGATTACGCTGGATTGTTTCAATAGGAGCTTAATTTGATCTGTGCAGTCCTGTCTGTACTACTAGTGTGTACGGCAGGTGAAATCATCTGTTAGTTGCTTTGTCACTAGTCTCATCAGGCTTCTTAAATTCAAAGAGCCAAATTATGGCGTGAGATAACGAGAGGGGTAATAAACATTGTTGGTCCGCGGCTTCGCGTATATGGATCTCTATCGACGACCAACACGGAAATGAATAGATTCTTATCGAGAATATCATGGTTGgaaatagcccgctatagcctcgctatagcccgctaatagCTTTTTAGGAAATCTACCGCTACGCTATACAACATTTGTCCGCTATATCCGCTAAAGGAGGTTTTATGAGATTTAGCCATACTAAATGTCCGCTAAATAGGTTTTTGTGAGACTTAGCAGCGCTAAATGTCAATTGGGTACTATTGGGTAGTTAAGAGACGTGTTAGACTCAAATTTTAGGTGTTAGACCAACGATACTTATAATTTGTAtgagattatttattattttatcattccgctaaatgatttagctttcgctatagcccgctatagcttcgctatagcccgctatagcttcGCTATAGCTATTTTATAGCTTTTAGAGAAGGTTACCGCTCAActtcatagcccgctatttccAACCTTGGAGAATATACTTTCTTTCTCTTGATCTATCTCTTCCAAGCCTCCAAGGTGGGAAAGACATCCATGCAGGTCCTGTTTGGAACTTTGGAATTGAATTCCGTTATAATAATCATAATTTAGAAATAAAATCTATTAAGCTGATATGATTATATGCTGAATACTATTGTTGGCCATCTGACTATATGAGGGAGATACTTATGTGCTATGTTTCTATTATAGATGAGTGAGCTAAAGAGCATGCTACAAGTTATGGAATAGAAACATAGCTTTGGTGGTGTATGGAATAAATTTTCATGTTCCATACTATAAATTTAGGATAGCCTTATATCTAAACTTTTGGAAAGTGGCTGTTAAATTCTAAGCTAAATAGCATAGTTTATTAAGTAGATTTTAATTCCTCAAAAATGAGAGGATCAAATGGCCCTAAGTGTTTCATGATTTAATTTATTGGGTGAGGACATATAACGGGCTGGGACGCTGGGTGAGCCCTGCTTTGTTCTGTAACCAcaactgaaagtctgaaaccCAGAGAGCAAGTATCAGCATGTTGCTATTAGATTTCTGCAATCTATCGGTCGACAACTATAGATTCCGGCAAATAGCTAGAatagcagtggcggagccagaccAAAGAGTCAGGGGCCAGTCTTTGGTAATTGAGGTGCTAAATCAATAAACAATGTCAAAAATACTATTCATCTAATTGAAACTTTTGCATGACTAAGGGGGGCCATTGCCCACTTATTTGGCCGACACCTAGCTCCGCCATTGTAGTATAGTGTGCTAGCTGTCACGGTTTAGTGGGATGGCGGAGTGGCGATGGTTATGGTTGACACTGTTACAGTAGATTTGCAATGATCAGTTGATCTCAAGTTTAACTTTGCTTATTtaaaaattataatttgtttAACTTTTTGATCTCAAGTTtgatcactcgtcttattcaaaaatttgtacaaaTATCACTTCTTTGTTGTGGCTTTGCTTTATCAATAAAAGTTCTTTAAGaataaattaaatttgatttttttttgtaaattgtAGTCAAATGAATTATAAGGAGTAGTTGGTGGCTGTCGGACCTGGGACAGCAGGACTGTCAACGGGCACGGAATATTCTAGAAGTAGGGAATACGGCATGGATACACCCTACATCtcttgtatctacccgaataggagtagaaccaGTCGACATACTCGGGAACCAGCCGAACTCCTCGGCCTGCaatcctaacagaactcgactaggattttccatgtaactctgtccccccaagatatataagggcggacatgGACCCCTCCAAAAAGATCGAACAATACcaaagggaatacaaaccaccacacaggacgtagggtattacgctccggcggcccgaacctgtctaaatccttgtgttccttgcaccatcgcgttctgatctcggcgagtcccta
The nucleotide sequence above comes from Panicum virgatum strain AP13 chromosome 3K, P.virgatum_v5, whole genome shotgun sequence. Encoded proteins:
- the LOC120701322 gene encoding probable WRKY transcription factor 38, giving the protein MAAMAAPATAASELVARGRKSAASLRAMLGQQQPEGGGAGATPRGLQVQDLVEQILRCFDRALAALRAATDTEDAAAASSARKRRKPEQGAVDPTPATSSNSKRMRRLSGGERATRAEKRPTMEDGFVWRKYGQKDIRGSKFSRLYFRCSYKDDHGCMARRQVQRSESDPSVFLVTYFGEHTCCRGDDVGQSPAPFVINFGGSTRDGQQLTRGSPWSSSCDGDGGLVVSETSDLCHSPEEKAELRAGTGNVAESSSEQSTPPPPPVPELTSMSSPEEEWDPLDGCLVWDDMGLGESLFDDIVDEFAPLDYAGLFQ